Proteins encoded together in one Kitasatospora albolonga window:
- a CDS encoding methionine adenosyltransferase — translation MSRRLFTSESVTEGHPDKIADQISDTILDALLREDPASRVAVETLITTGLVHVAGEVTTKAYADIPNLVRNKVLEIGYDSSKKGFDGASCGVSVSIGAQSPDIAQGVDTAYEKRVEGASAGEEGDELDKQGAGDQGLMFGYACDETPELMPLPIHIAHRLSRRLSEVRKNGTIPYLRPDGKTQVTIEYDGDKAVRLDTVVVSSQHASDIDLDSLLAPDIREFVVEHVLGQLVEDGIKLDTEGYRLLVNPTGRFEIGGPMGDAGLTGRKIIIDTYGGMARHGGGAFSGKDPSKVDRSAAYAMRWVAKNVVAAGLATRCEVQVAYAIGKAEPVGLFVETFGTETVERSAIESAITAVFDLRPAAIVRDLDLLRPIYAQTAAYGHFGRELPDFAWERTDRVGALRTAAGL, via the coding sequence ATGTCCCGCCGTCTGTTCACCTCGGAATCTGTCACCGAGGGTCACCCCGACAAGATCGCTGACCAGATCAGCGACACGATTCTCGATGCGCTTCTGCGTGAGGACCCGGCCTCGCGTGTCGCGGTCGAGACCTTGATCACCACCGGTCTGGTGCATGTCGCGGGCGAGGTCACGACCAAGGCGTATGCCGACATTCCCAACCTCGTGCGCAACAAGGTGCTGGAGATCGGTTACGACTCCTCGAAGAAGGGCTTCGACGGTGCGTCCTGCGGCGTCTCGGTCTCCATCGGCGCGCAGTCGCCGGACATCGCCCAGGGTGTCGACACCGCGTACGAGAAGCGGGTCGAGGGTGCCTCCGCAGGTGAGGAGGGCGACGAGCTGGACAAGCAGGGTGCCGGTGACCAGGGCCTGATGTTCGGGTATGCCTGCGACGAGACGCCGGAGCTGATGCCGCTCCCGATCCACATCGCGCACCGTCTCTCGCGGCGCCTGTCGGAGGTCCGGAAGAACGGGACGATCCCTTACCTGCGCCCGGACGGCAAGACGCAGGTGACCATCGAGTACGACGGTGACAAGGCGGTCCGTCTGGACACCGTGGTCGTCTCCTCGCAGCACGCCAGCGACATCGACCTGGACTCCCTCCTTGCGCCGGACATCCGGGAGTTCGTGGTCGAGCATGTGCTCGGGCAGCTGGTCGAGGACGGGATCAAGCTGGACACCGAGGGCTACCGGCTCCTGGTGAACCCGACCGGGCGTTTCGAGATCGGCGGCCCGATGGGTGACGCCGGGCTGACCGGCCGCAAGATCATCATCGACACCTACGGCGGGATGGCCCGCCACGGTGGTGGTGCGTTCTCGGGCAAGGACCCGTCCAAGGTCGACCGCTCGGCGGCGTACGCGATGCGCTGGGTCGCGAAGAACGTCGTCGCGGCCGGGCTCGCCACTCGCTGTGAGGTCCAGGTCGCCTACGCGATCGGCAAGGCCGAGCCCGTCGGACTCTTCGTCGAGACCTTCGGGACGGAGACCGTGGAGAGGTCGGCGATCGAGTCCGCCATCACCGCGGTGTTCGACCTGCGTCCGGCGGCGATCGTCCGGGACCTCGACCTGCTGCGTCCGATCTACGCCCAGACCGCCGCGTACGGGCACTTCGGCCGTGAGCTCCCCGACTTCGCCTGGGAGCGCACCGACCGGGTCGGCGCGCTGCGCACCGCAGCGGGTCTCTGA
- a CDS encoding adenosylhomocysteinase: MTTTQDFKVADLSLAAFGRKEITLAEHEMPGLMSIRREYADAQPLAGARITGSLHMTVQTAVLIETLVALGAEVRWASCNIFSTQDHAAAAIAAAGIPVFAWKGETAEEYWWCTEQALTWPNTPTGGPNMILDDGGDATLLVHKGVEFAKAGTVPDPATADNEETAMLLRLLRRSAVDWPALASEIRGVTEETTTGVHRLYEMHRDGTLLFPAINVNDAVTKSKFDNKYGCRHSLIDGINRATDVLIGGKTAVVCGYGDVGKGSAESLRGQGARVIVTEIDPICALQAAMDGYQVATLDDVVETADIFITTTGNKDIIMASDMARMKHQAIVGNIGHFDNEIDMAGLAAVEGIVKDEVKPQVHTWTFPDGKVLIVLSEGRLLNLGNATGHPSFVMSNSFADQTLAQIELFTKPQEYPTDVYVLPKHLDEKVARLHLDALGVRLTTLRPEQAAYIGVEVEGPYKPDHYRY; the protein is encoded by the coding sequence GTGACGACAACGCAGGATTTCAAGGTGGCCGACCTCTCTCTCGCGGCGTTCGGCCGTAAGGAGATCACGCTCGCCGAGCACGAGATGCCCGGCCTGATGTCGATCCGCAGGGAGTACGCCGACGCGCAGCCGCTGGCCGGTGCGCGGATCACCGGTTCGCTGCACATGACGGTGCAGACGGCGGTGCTGATCGAGACGCTGGTGGCTCTGGGTGCGGAGGTCCGCTGGGCTTCCTGCAACATCTTCTCCACCCAGGACCACGCCGCCGCGGCCATCGCCGCCGCCGGAATCCCGGTCTTCGCCTGGAAGGGCGAGACCGCGGAGGAGTACTGGTGGTGCACGGAGCAGGCGCTGACCTGGCCGAACACCCCGACGGGCGGTCCGAACATGATCCTGGACGACGGCGGTGACGCCACCCTCCTGGTCCACAAGGGCGTCGAGTTCGCCAAGGCCGGTACGGTCCCCGACCCGGCGACGGCGGACAACGAGGAGACCGCGATGCTCCTGCGGCTCCTGCGCCGCAGCGCCGTCGACTGGCCCGCGCTGGCGTCCGAGATCCGGGGTGTGACGGAGGAGACCACGACGGGTGTTCACCGTCTGTACGAGATGCACCGTGACGGAACCCTTCTCTTTCCCGCGATCAATGTGAATGACGCGGTGACGAAGTCGAAGTTCGACAACAAGTACGGGTGCCGTCATTCGCTGATCGACGGGATCAACCGGGCGACGGATGTCCTGATCGGCGGCAAGACCGCGGTCGTGTGCGGGTACGGGGATGTGGGCAAGGGCAGTGCGGAGTCCCTCCGTGGCCAGGGTGCGCGGGTGATCGTGACGGAGATCGACCCGATCTGTGCGCTGCAGGCGGCGATGGACGGTTACCAGGTCGCGACGCTGGACGATGTGGTGGAGACGGCGGACATCTTCATCACGACGACGGGCAACAAGGACATCATCATGGCCTCGGACATGGCCCGGATGAAGCACCAGGCGATCGTGGGGAACATCGGCCACTTCGACAACGAGATCGACATGGCGGGCCTGGCCGCCGTCGAGGGGATCGTCAAGGACGAGGTGAAGCCGCAGGTCCACACCTGGACGTTCCCCGACGGCAAGGTCCTGATCGTGCTGTCGGAGGGGCGTCTGCTGAACCTGGGGAACGCGACGGGTCATCCCTCCTTCGTGATGTCGAACAGCTTCGCCGACCAGACGCTGGCGCAGATCGAGCTGTTCACCAAGCCGCAGGAGTACCCGACCGATGTGTACGTGCTTCCCAAGCACCTGGACGAGAAGGTCGCCCGTCTCCACCTCGACGCCCTGGGCGTCAGGCTGACCACGCTCCGTCCGGAGCAGGCGGCGTACATCGGTGTCGAGGTCGAAGGCCCGTACAAGCCCGACCACTACCGCTACTGA
- a CDS encoding alpha/beta hydrolase, with protein sequence MALTTERPNGPLPDALRAFHEQRPVWTAETDADGTRERAVIEVPRDYADPDGPRLTLALSRHRATDPARRRGVLLSLNGGPGGDWGLGRRLADRFTGTPVHEVYDLVGFDPRGLGDSTRLYAEVAVPEAPFDSRPPDTDFPLIAEDMRRRELGCERGGGDLRPHISTRNIARDLDIVRAVLGEERISYVGFAYGTSVGAAYATLFPGHLDRSVLDSCVNPDWSWYEQFLSQGDAIRRNVDRWAHWTGERHGRFGLGTEPDAVLGAVEETAALLAEKADTPHLRTLLDGAMGYRTADRAQWEELGDLIGTLRTAAGAGDLDRAAEALAGQRLWRPSDNEGELRSGVLDAITLEDDWPTDLEGYYATMRDYRTRYPYGYGVLRAQPWVGTFRTFTAPEPPVTVTGGDFPTGLVVQSEGDIMDHYAGGVAMAERLGHHLITVVDSGEHEIYALGANQRVNALVDAYLTRGELPPARTTVPGAVPRPDIAPDAAPAPAPASAPAPAPVQNRSTRP encoded by the coding sequence GTGGCCCTCACCACCGAACGGCCGAACGGCCCCCTCCCCGACGCCCTGCGGGCGTTCCACGAGCAGCGCCCGGTCTGGACGGCCGAGACGGACGCCGACGGCACCCGTGAACGGGCCGTCATCGAGGTCCCGCGCGACTATGCCGACCCCGACGGCCCCCGGCTCACCCTCGCGCTCTCCCGCCACCGGGCCACCGACCCGGCGCGTCGGCGCGGTGTCCTGCTCTCCCTCAACGGGGGCCCGGGGGGCGACTGGGGGCTCGGCCGCCGACTGGCGGACCGGTTCACCGGGACACCCGTGCACGAGGTGTACGACCTGGTCGGCTTCGACCCCCGGGGCCTCGGCGACTCCACCCGGCTGTACGCCGAAGTGGCCGTGCCCGAGGCCCCGTTCGACTCCCGGCCGCCCGACACGGACTTCCCGCTGATCGCCGAGGACATGCGCCGCAGGGAGCTGGGGTGCGAGCGCGGTGGCGGGGACCTGCGCCCGCACATCAGCACCCGTAACATCGCCCGGGACCTGGACATCGTCCGGGCGGTGCTGGGCGAGGAGCGGATCAGTTACGTCGGCTTCGCCTACGGGACCTCGGTGGGCGCCGCGTACGCCACGCTCTTCCCCGGGCACCTGGACCGCAGTGTGCTGGACTCCTGCGTCAACCCGGACTGGTCCTGGTACGAGCAGTTCCTCTCGCAGGGCGACGCGATCCGGCGCAACGTCGACCGGTGGGCGCACTGGACGGGCGAACGCCACGGCCGCTTCGGCCTCGGCACGGAACCGGACGCGGTCCTCGGGGCCGTGGAGGAGACCGCCGCCCTGCTGGCGGAGAAGGCGGACACCCCGCATCTGCGGACGCTGCTCGACGGGGCGATGGGCTACCGCACGGCAGACCGTGCCCAGTGGGAGGAGCTCGGCGACCTCATCGGCACGCTGCGGACGGCGGCCGGGGCCGGTGATCTCGACCGGGCGGCGGAGGCCCTCGCGGGCCAGCGCCTGTGGCGGCCCTCGGACAACGAGGGCGAGCTGCGCAGCGGTGTCCTGGACGCCATCACCCTGGAGGACGACTGGCCCACCGACCTGGAGGGCTACTACGCCACCATGCGGGACTACCGCACCCGTTACCCGTACGGCTACGGCGTACTGCGCGCCCAGCCGTGGGTCGGCACCTTCCGCACCTTCACCGCACCGGAGCCCCCGGTGACCGTCACGGGCGGCGACTTCCCCACCGGGCTGGTCGTGCAGTCCGAGGGCGACATCATGGACCACTACGCGGGCGGGGTCGCGATGGCCGAACGGCTCGGACACCACCTGATCACCGTGGTGGACTCCGGCGAACACGAGATCTACGCACTCGGCGCGAACCAGCGGGTCAACGCCCTGGTCGACGCCTATCTGACCCGGGGTGAGCTGCCCCCGGCCCGTACCACCGTCCCCGGCGCCGTCCCCCGCCCGGACATCGCCCCCGACGCCGCCCCAGCACCCGCCCCTGCCTCCGCCCCTGCCCCCGCCCCCGTACAGAACCGGAGCACCCGACCGTGA
- a CDS encoding ferredoxin has translation MAKITYRHPDGTVTVVDVAAPNTVMRGAKLNNIDGIEAQCGGSAQCGTCHVYVDGSSPAVLPEMDEVEDDVLYGTASPRQENSRLSCQLPVSDALDGLVVDLPKAQS, from the coding sequence ATGGCCAAGATCACTTACCGGCATCCCGACGGCACGGTCACCGTCGTCGACGTGGCCGCCCCCAACACGGTGATGCGCGGCGCGAAGCTCAACAACATCGACGGGATCGAGGCCCAGTGCGGCGGCTCGGCCCAGTGCGGGACCTGCCACGTCTACGTGGACGGCAGCAGCCCCGCCGTCCTGCCCGAGATGGACGAGGTGGAGGACGACGTGCTCTACGGCACCGCATCGCCGCGCCAGGAGAACAGCAGGCTCAGCTGCCAGCTGCCCGTGTCGGACGCGCTCGACGGGCTCGTGGTGGACCTGCCGAAGGCACAGAGCTGA
- a CDS encoding cytochrome: MTAPAEAQPVPGAEEKTFPYARACPFSPPAEYDEMVKEDVSQVTLDGSGLRIWTVTGYRTIRELLTDPRLSASRKHANFPFYFIAPPEYRTETSFIGYDGEAHARTRRKAALTFTSRQVKRLRPRIEEIVDDHIDKMLALTPPVDFHRVFSLAVPMTVICELLGIPQDQHDFFIKHGTALLGGHSSTEERQAAIVEVNAYVSDLIQLKKKEPGDDLLSRAMADYEASGEEYTDRDLFNMVRLLMNGGHETTASQISLGTACLLENPDQLELLRNDPALVKPAVEELVRIATIGDTAIPRVALEDIEVAGKVIRKGDGILFLGLAANRDPEVFPEPEKLIISRGSRKHLGFGHGVHHCIGADLARLELEIVWSKLFARVPTLRLDKPFLEIPRKEGAVIYGLWGLPITW; this comes from the coding sequence ATGACCGCTCCCGCCGAAGCCCAGCCCGTGCCCGGCGCAGAGGAGAAGACCTTCCCCTACGCGCGCGCCTGCCCGTTCAGCCCGCCGGCGGAGTACGACGAGATGGTGAAGGAGGACGTGTCGCAGGTGACGCTCGACGGCTCCGGGCTGCGCATCTGGACCGTCACCGGGTACCGGACGATCCGCGAGCTGCTCACCGACCCGCGGCTCAGCGCCTCCCGCAAGCACGCGAACTTCCCCTTCTACTTCATCGCGCCCCCCGAGTACCGTACGGAGACCTCGTTCATCGGCTACGACGGCGAGGCGCACGCCAGGACCCGCCGCAAGGCGGCCCTGACCTTCACCAGCAGGCAGGTGAAGCGGCTGCGTCCGAGGATCGAGGAGATCGTCGACGACCACATCGACAAGATGCTCGCGCTGACGCCGCCGGTCGACTTCCACCGGGTCTTCTCGCTCGCCGTGCCGATGACCGTCATCTGCGAACTGCTCGGCATCCCGCAGGACCAGCACGACTTCTTCATCAAGCACGGCACCGCCCTGCTCGGCGGGCACAGCAGCACCGAGGAGCGCCAGGCCGCGATCGTCGAGGTGAACGCGTACGTCAGCGACCTCATCCAGCTGAAGAAGAAGGAGCCGGGTGACGATCTGCTGAGCCGGGCGATGGCGGACTACGAGGCGTCCGGCGAGGAGTACACCGACCGCGACCTGTTCAACATGGTCCGGCTGCTCATGAACGGCGGGCACGAGACGACGGCCAGCCAGATATCCCTGGGCACCGCCTGCCTGCTGGAGAACCCCGACCAGCTGGAGCTGCTGAGGAACGATCCGGCCCTGGTCAAGCCCGCGGTCGAGGAACTGGTCCGGATCGCGACCATCGGGGACACCGCCATCCCCCGCGTCGCGCTGGAGGACATCGAGGTGGCGGGCAAGGTCATCCGCAAGGGCGACGGCATCCTCTTCCTCGGCCTCGCGGCCAACCGGGACCCCGAGGTCTTCCCCGAGCCCGAGAAGCTGATCATCAGCCGCGGCAGCCGCAAGCACCTGGGCTTCGGCCACGGAGTGCACCACTGCATCGGCGCCGACCTCGCCCGGCTGGAGCTGGAGATCGTGTGGAGCAAGCTCTTCGCGCGGGTCCCCACGCTGCGGCTGGACAAGCCGTTCCTGGAGATTCCGCGCAAGGAGGGGGCGGTCATCTACGGGCTGTGGGGACTGCCCATCACCTGGTGA
- a CDS encoding MFS transporter, which yields MTEAAAAAPPPKAGRRQWIGLAVLALPAMLISMDMTVLYLAVPALSADLAPSSSELLWILDIYAFLVAGFLITMGSLGDRIGRRRLLLIGATAFGIASVVAAYSNTAEMLIAARALLGIAGATLMPSTLALIRNMFHDPAQRATAIAVWMTAFMVGMSIGPLVGGAFLTNFWWGSVFLMAVPAMVLLLVTAPLLLPEYKDPNPGRLDLLSLVLSVGAMITLVYGVKELAKDGIAVEPLVYVAVGAALTAVFILRQRSLETPLLDLKLFSNRKFSASLATMTLVLFAMAGMFLFMAQYLQLILGMSPFEAGLWTLPQTAAMMVVGAVTPALVKKYRPAYVMAAGLVVGVIGCSLYTQLDGGQLALLVTGNVIFALGIGPMTIMGTDMILGAVPAERAGVASAMSETNQEFGTALGVAVLGSIGTSVYRSDLAEQMPAGVDAQSAEMARDTLGAALAVADKLPGATGDALTDAARSAFTHGLHVNATVSAVLIGIAAVLVAVLLKHVRPTAPDGEAAGSGTPDGDSAAEEPKAAADGAPAAVASGGSPAADPVREQPVADGSSVGR from the coding sequence ATGACAGAAGCAGCCGCCGCCGCCCCGCCGCCGAAGGCGGGTCGACGGCAATGGATCGGGCTGGCGGTACTGGCGCTCCCCGCCATGCTCATCTCCATGGACATGACCGTCCTGTATCTGGCGGTACCGGCGCTCAGCGCGGACCTCGCCCCCAGCAGCTCGGAGCTGCTGTGGATTCTCGACATCTACGCCTTCCTGGTGGCCGGGTTCCTCATCACCATGGGCAGCCTCGGTGACCGCATCGGGCGCCGTCGGCTCCTGCTGATCGGCGCCACCGCCTTCGGTATCGCCTCCGTGGTGGCGGCGTACTCGAACACCGCCGAAATGCTCATCGCCGCGCGCGCCCTGCTGGGTATCGCCGGTGCCACCCTGATGCCCTCCACGCTGGCCCTGATCCGGAACATGTTCCACGACCCGGCCCAGCGCGCCACCGCCATCGCCGTGTGGATGACGGCCTTCATGGTCGGCATGTCCATCGGCCCCCTGGTCGGCGGGGCGTTCCTCACCAACTTCTGGTGGGGCTCGGTCTTCCTGATGGCCGTGCCCGCCATGGTGCTGCTCCTGGTGACGGCCCCGCTGCTGCTGCCCGAGTACAAGGACCCCAACCCGGGCCGGCTCGACCTGCTGAGCCTGGTGCTCTCCGTCGGCGCCATGATCACGCTGGTGTACGGCGTGAAGGAGCTGGCCAAGGACGGCATCGCCGTCGAGCCGCTGGTCTACGTCGCCGTGGGCGCGGCCCTCACCGCCGTGTTCATCCTGCGCCAGCGCTCGCTGGAGACGCCCCTGCTGGACCTCAAGCTCTTCAGCAACCGGAAGTTCAGCGCCTCGCTGGCGACCATGACGCTCGTGCTGTTCGCCATGGCCGGGATGTTCCTGTTCATGGCGCAGTACCTCCAGCTGATCCTCGGCATGTCCCCGTTCGAGGCGGGTCTGTGGACCCTGCCGCAGACGGCGGCCATGATGGTCGTCGGCGCGGTCACCCCGGCCCTGGTCAAGAAGTACCGGCCGGCCTATGTGATGGCCGCGGGCCTCGTCGTCGGTGTGATCGGCTGCTCCCTCTACACCCAGCTCGACGGCGGCCAGCTCGCCCTGCTGGTCACGGGCAACGTCATCTTCGCCCTGGGCATCGGACCGATGACCATCATGGGCACGGACATGATCCTCGGCGCCGTACCGGCCGAGCGGGCGGGCGTCGCCTCCGCCATGTCCGAGACGAACCAGGAGTTCGGCACCGCGCTCGGCGTCGCCGTCCTCGGCTCCATCGGCACCAGCGTCTACCGCAGCGACCTGGCCGAGCAGATGCCCGCCGGGGTCGACGCGCAGAGCGCGGAGATGGCGCGGGACACCCTCGGCGCGGCCCTCGCGGTCGCCGACAAGCTCCCCGGCGCCACCGGGGACGCGCTGACGGACGCGGCGCGCTCGGCGTTCACCCACGGCCTGCACGTGAACGCCACCGTCAGCGCCGTGCTCATCGGGATCGCGGCGGTGCTCGTCGCGGTGCTCCTCAAGCACGTCCGCCCGACCGCACCGGACGGCGAGGCCGCCGGTTCCGGCACCCCGGACGGCGACAGCGCCGCCGAGGAGCCGAAGGCGGCGGCCGACGGCGCACCGGCCGCCGTGGCCTCCGGGGGCTCCCCGGCCGCCGACCCGGTGCGGGAACAGCCGGTGGCGGACGGGTCGTCCGTGGGCCGGTGA